The following proteins are encoded in a genomic region of Neomicrococcus aestuarii:
- a CDS encoding glycosyltransferase, with protein sequence MKILIAADTYPPDVNGAAVFCFRLATAMHARGHEIHVIAARNEPGPNTTVQQPEAMVHRLKSHKAFTHESYRLCLPWDATRDIGKILDEVQPDVVHVQCHYMIGQAAVKEAKRRGIRVIATNHFMPENLEPFLPFPQFVLDFISKNSWRDMGKIMGKADVVTTPTPLAAKAMKDYARLNEVLPLSNGIDSSHYELHEGEVIEKPDYPVVLFAGRLAVEKNVDQLIEAISLSRTTPQPRLVVIGGGEQRPHLEKKAADLGVSDRVDFRGHVSDQELREAYLACDVFCQPGTAELQSLVTLEALSASRPVVLANAMALPHLVDNGENGYLFEPGNTRDLAEKIDQILGKSPEERAAMGEKGHQKAVRHSMQKTLDTFEALYRGSSAKPFLNEDPNRTSEPASS encoded by the coding sequence TTGAAGATTCTCATTGCAGCGGATACGTACCCGCCAGATGTGAATGGGGCGGCGGTTTTTTGCTTCCGGCTCGCCACTGCCATGCATGCGCGTGGCCACGAAATTCACGTGATTGCGGCACGCAACGAGCCCGGCCCCAACACCACGGTGCAGCAGCCCGAAGCCATGGTTCACCGCTTGAAGTCCCACAAGGCGTTCACCCACGAAAGCTACCGCTTGTGCCTGCCGTGGGACGCCACCCGCGACATCGGCAAAATTCTTGATGAAGTGCAGCCTGACGTGGTGCACGTGCAGTGCCACTACATGATTGGCCAGGCCGCCGTGAAGGAAGCCAAGCGCCGCGGCATCCGCGTCATCGCCACCAACCACTTCATGCCTGAGAACCTCGAGCCGTTCTTGCCGTTCCCACAGTTTGTGCTGGACTTCATTTCGAAGAACTCGTGGCGCGACATGGGCAAGATCATGGGCAAGGCCGACGTGGTCACCACCCCCACCCCGCTTGCTGCCAAAGCCATGAAGGACTACGCGCGACTCAACGAAGTCCTCCCGCTCTCAAACGGCATCGATTCGAGCCACTACGAACTCCACGAGGGCGAAGTCATCGAGAAGCCGGACTACCCGGTGGTCCTGTTCGCGGGCCGGCTTGCGGTAGAGAAGAACGTGGATCAGTTGATCGAGGCAATTTCACTTTCTAGGACGACGCCGCAGCCTCGCCTCGTGGTGATTGGCGGCGGTGAGCAGCGCCCCCATTTGGAGAAAAAAGCGGCCGACTTGGGCGTCTCCGATCGCGTGGACTTCCGCGGCCACGTGTCCGACCAAGAGCTCCGCGAAGCGTACTTGGCGTGCGATGTCTTCTGCCAGCCTGGTACCGCCGAGCTGCAGTCGCTTGTGACGCTCGAGGCGCTCTCCGCTTCACGTCCCGTGGTGTTGGCTAACGCCATGGCGCTCCCACACCTCGTGGACAACGGTGAGAACGGCTACTTGTTCGAGCCCGGAAACACGCGGGATCTTGCCGAAAAGATTGACCAAATCTTGGGCAAGAGCCCGGAGGAACGCGCTGCGATGGGCGAAAAGGGCCACCAGAAGGCCGTCCGCCACTCGATGCAGAAAACGCTCGACACCTTCGAGGCTCTCTACCGAGGATCGAGCGCCAAACCGTTCCTCAACGAGGATCCGAACCGCACGAGTGAGCCGGCGTCGTCGTAA
- a CDS encoding glycosyltransferase has product MSLHIVIFIDQHAETLGGMQTSVRLQKKFLEKLGHRVTLVSPGVRGNHAPDADTIELPSLPAGPGEYSIVLPSVLTRRALDKALATLPPVDLIHVQGDFWAAIAGYQLAEQRRIPVVHTMHNRVDVGIEATMPAPGLVVRGLGAWQKATLGIRGPGAKTAWEFLGNFAKRANAVTAPSSHFAALLEERGVYSPVRVVSNGLDDDIAKDLLATAESTASGTEHHGRPRLVWTGRFSQEKRLIPFLEAVKVSGIDADIHIFGNGALRKQAETIAASMQPATINFRGSVPYPTMLEELQKADALIQTSIGFESQGMAVFEAAALGTPSVLADHRIAADLPADCFWLTPGDDVPGLAQALAVAVDDIRNGSGPSTAAYNPTSFFQSAKTDLMLEVYREALGERAHA; this is encoded by the coding sequence GTGTCCCTTCACATCGTCATCTTTATTGACCAGCACGCGGAGACGCTCGGCGGCATGCAGACCTCCGTGCGATTGCAGAAGAAATTTCTCGAAAAACTCGGGCACCGAGTCACGCTGGTCTCGCCCGGCGTTCGGGGAAATCACGCACCGGATGCCGACACGATCGAGTTGCCGTCACTCCCTGCTGGACCCGGCGAGTATTCGATTGTCCTTCCCAGCGTGCTGACGCGGCGTGCTCTGGACAAAGCCTTGGCAACGTTGCCGCCGGTTGATCTGATTCACGTGCAGGGCGATTTCTGGGCGGCCATCGCCGGGTATCAGCTGGCCGAACAGCGCCGCATCCCCGTAGTTCACACCATGCATAACCGAGTAGATGTTGGCATTGAGGCCACCATGCCAGCACCCGGGCTGGTGGTTCGAGGCCTCGGTGCGTGGCAGAAGGCGACGCTGGGGATTCGCGGGCCCGGAGCGAAGACCGCGTGGGAGTTCTTGGGCAACTTTGCGAAGCGGGCCAACGCCGTCACCGCACCGTCCTCGCATTTCGCGGCGCTGTTGGAAGAACGCGGCGTGTATTCGCCGGTGCGTGTGGTGTCTAACGGTTTAGATGATGACATCGCCAAGGATCTGCTCGCGACTGCGGAGAGTACTGCGTCTGGCACCGAACATCACGGGCGTCCTCGCTTGGTGTGGACGGGCCGGTTCAGTCAGGAAAAGCGGCTGATTCCATTCCTTGAGGCGGTGAAGGTCAGTGGCATCGACGCAGATATCCATATCTTCGGAAACGGCGCGCTCCGCAAACAAGCCGAAACTATCGCGGCTTCGATGCAGCCGGCGACCATCAACTTCCGTGGCTCGGTCCCGTACCCCACCATGCTGGAAGAACTCCAGAAAGCGGATGCGCTCATTCAGACGTCCATTGGGTTTGAGTCTCAGGGCATGGCCGTCTTTGAAGCGGCGGCTCTCGGTACACCGTCCGTGTTGGCGGATCACCGCATCGCGGCCGATCTTCCGGCAGATTGCTTCTGGCTGACCCCTGGCGATGACGTGCCCGGACTGGCACAAGCACTCGCGGTTGCTGTTGACGATATTCGGAACGGTTCCGGCCCTTCGACCGCTGCGTATAATCCGACCAGCTTCTTCCAAAGTGCTAAGACTGATCTGATGCTTGAGGTGTACCGCGAAGCGCTGGGGGAGCGGGCACACGCTTAG
- a CDS encoding M23 family metallopeptidase, whose amino-acid sequence MQLLPRSLILLSLLLTSWMTTTQLASSAPATEAPGSWKWPLPVVGSASEAPGYLTPVILEPYDQPEFKWSPGHRGIDLKGNTPEVATAPAAGRVSYRGTVVDRPVLSLDHGNGYVSSFEPISSELKVGDPVSQGQAVGTISTGGHCTNACLHWGVRLNGEYVDPMLFVVDTRPSILLPWVSD is encoded by the coding sequence ATGCAGTTGCTGCCCCGCTCGCTGATACTTCTTTCGCTCCTGCTGACATCGTGGATGACGACGACGCAGCTTGCGTCTAGTGCGCCGGCAACGGAAGCGCCGGGGTCATGGAAATGGCCCTTGCCCGTGGTGGGTTCCGCATCTGAGGCACCGGGCTATCTCACGCCAGTGATTCTGGAACCCTACGATCAGCCCGAATTCAAGTGGTCTCCCGGGCATCGCGGGATCGACCTCAAAGGCAATACCCCTGAGGTGGCGACGGCTCCCGCGGCGGGCCGGGTCTCCTATCGAGGAACCGTCGTGGACCGCCCAGTGCTGTCACTGGATCACGGCAACGGATACGTCTCTTCGTTTGAGCCGATCTCCTCCGAGCTCAAAGTCGGCGACCCTGTCAGTCAGGGTCAAGCGGTGGGAACCATCTCGACCGGCGGGCATTGCACGAATGCGTGCTTGCATTGGGGCGTTCGCCTCAACGGTGAATACGTGGATCCCATGCTGTTCGTCGTGGATACCAGGCCATCTATTCTGTTGCCGTGGGTCAGCGACTAA
- the rpsB gene encoding 30S ribosomal protein S2 has product MPVVTMRQLLDSGVHFGHQTRRWNPKMKRFIFTERNGIYIIDLQQSLSFIDRAYEFVKETVAHGGTVLFVGTKKQAQEAIAEQATRVNQPYVNHRWLGGMLTNFQTVSKRVSRMKELEEINFEDVAGSGHTKKELLLLKRELDKLQANLGGIRNLTKTPSIIWVVDTKKEHLAVDEAKKLGIPVVAILDTNCDPDEVDFPIPGNDDAIRSVNLLTRVIADAVAEGLIARHNRNSNSTEQAAEPLAEWERELLEGKAAEEAAPATEEAAPAAEAPAEAAAEEK; this is encoded by the coding sequence ATGCCAGTCGTAACTATGCGCCAGCTTCTTGATAGCGGCGTTCACTTCGGTCACCAGACCCGTCGTTGGAACCCGAAGATGAAGCGTTTCATCTTCACCGAGCGCAACGGCATCTACATCATTGACTTGCAGCAGTCGCTGTCCTTCATTGACCGCGCTTACGAGTTCGTGAAGGAAACGGTCGCTCACGGCGGAACCGTTCTCTTCGTCGGCACCAAGAAGCAGGCTCAGGAAGCAATTGCCGAGCAGGCTACCCGCGTGAACCAGCCATACGTCAACCACCGTTGGTTGGGCGGTATGCTCACGAACTTCCAGACCGTTTCCAAGCGCGTTTCCCGCATGAAGGAACTCGAAGAAATCAACTTCGAGGACGTTGCAGGCTCCGGACACACCAAGAAGGAACTGTTGCTTCTCAAGCGCGAGCTCGACAAGTTGCAGGCAAACCTCGGTGGTATCCGCAACCTCACCAAGACGCCTTCCATCATCTGGGTTGTTGACACCAAGAAGGAACACCTCGCGGTTGACGAAGCTAAGAAGCTCGGCATCCCAGTGGTAGCAATCCTTGACACCAACTGCGATCCTGACGAAGTTGACTTCCCAATCCCAGGTAACGATGACGCCATCCGCTCGGTCAACCTGTTGACCCGCGTGATCGCTGACGCTGTTGCTGAAGGCTTGATCGCTCGTCACAACCGCAACTCCAACTCCACCGAGCAGGCCGCTGAGCCACTTGCTGAGTGGGAGCGCGAATTGCTCGAAGGCAAGGCTGCTGAAGAAGCTGCTCCTGCCACCGAAGAGGCCGCACCAGCCGCTGAAGCTCCGGCTGAAGCTGCTGCGGAAGAAAAGTAA
- the tsf gene encoding translation elongation factor Ts: MANYTAADIKELRERTGAGMMDVKKALDEANGDAEKAIEIIRIKGLKGATKREGRSTAEGLVAAQVVEGKIGYLVEVNCETDFVAKSDKFIQLANKVLETAVASGSGDLETVLAADVEGKKLADYVIEEGAVLGEKIVVRRTARVEGAAVEAYLHKTSKDLPAQVGVLIAVDADSAAARSVAHDVAVHTAAMAPTYLSREEVPADLVENERRIAEETARAEGKPEAAMTKIVEGRLTGFFKEGVLVDQAFAKDAKKSVGAVLKEANANATAFVRFRVGA, translated from the coding sequence ATGGCCAACTACACGGCAGCAGACATCAAGGAACTTCGCGAGCGCACCGGCGCTGGCATGATGGATGTCAAGAAGGCTCTCGACGAAGCTAATGGCGACGCTGAGAAGGCAATCGAGATCATCCGCATCAAGGGTCTTAAGGGCGCTACCAAGCGCGAAGGCCGTTCGACCGCCGAGGGCCTCGTTGCCGCTCAGGTTGTTGAAGGCAAGATTGGCTACCTCGTAGAGGTTAACTGCGAGACGGACTTCGTTGCTAAGAGCGACAAGTTCATCCAGCTTGCAAACAAGGTTCTTGAAACCGCTGTGGCTTCCGGCTCCGGCGACCTCGAGACCGTTTTGGCAGCTGACGTTGAAGGCAAGAAGCTTGCTGACTACGTGATCGAAGAAGGCGCTGTCTTGGGCGAGAAGATTGTGGTTCGCCGCACCGCTCGCGTTGAAGGTGCAGCTGTTGAGGCTTACCTCCACAAGACCTCCAAGGACCTTCCTGCACAGGTTGGCGTTCTCATCGCTGTAGACGCTGACTCTGCCGCTGCACGCTCCGTTGCACACGACGTTGCTGTGCACACCGCTGCAATGGCTCCTACCTACCTCAGCCGCGAAGAAGTTCCAGCTGACTTGGTTGAGAACGAGCGTCGTATCGCTGAAGAGACCGCTCGCGCCGAGGGCAAGCCGGAAGCTGCAATGACGAAGATCGTTGAAGGCCGTTTGACCGGCTTCTTCAAGGAAGGCGTTCTGGTTGACCAGGCCTTCGCTAAGGATGCCAAGAAGAGCGTTGGCGCTGTTCTTAAGGAAGCAAACGCAAATGCAACCGCATTCGTTCGTTTCCGCGTTGGCGCCTAA
- the pyrH gene encoding UMP kinase yields MSTADTTNTDTTANAPQGNESEQKRRRVLLKLSGEVFGGGKVGLDTTTVRNIAEQIASTVGKVEVAIVVGGGNFFRGAELSQAGMDRSRADYMGMLGTVMNCLALQDFLEQAGVDTRVQSAISMAQVAEAYIPRRAIRHMEKDRVVIFGAGAGLPYFSTDTVAAQRALEVGADVVLMAKSGVDGVYTADPKTNPDAELIENLTYDEALQRNLRVMDQTAMTMCKDNKLEMMVFGMEGQGNVTRAILGERMGTRVTV; encoded by the coding sequence ATGAGCACGGCAGACACCACCAACACCGACACCACCGCTAACGCACCCCAAGGAAACGAGTCGGAACAGAAGCGTCGCCGCGTTCTCCTAAAGCTTTCCGGAGAAGTTTTTGGCGGCGGCAAGGTGGGCTTGGACACCACGACCGTTCGCAACATCGCAGAACAGATCGCCTCCACCGTGGGCAAGGTTGAAGTGGCCATTGTGGTGGGCGGCGGAAACTTCTTCCGCGGCGCCGAACTCAGCCAGGCCGGCATGGACCGCAGCCGCGCCGACTACATGGGCATGCTCGGCACGGTCATGAACTGCTTGGCTTTGCAGGATTTCTTGGAGCAAGCCGGCGTTGACACCCGTGTGCAGTCCGCGATCTCCATGGCACAGGTTGCTGAGGCGTACATCCCACGCCGCGCCATCCGCCACATGGAAAAGGACCGCGTCGTGATCTTCGGTGCTGGTGCCGGATTGCCATACTTCTCGACGGACACCGTCGCTGCTCAGCGCGCCCTCGAAGTGGGCGCTGACGTGGTGCTCATGGCTAAGAGCGGCGTTGACGGCGTGTACACCGCAGATCCGAAGACCAACCCGGACGCTGAACTCATCGAGAACCTCACGTACGACGAGGCGCTGCAGCGCAACCTTCGCGTGATGGACCAGACCGCGATGACCATGTGCAAGGACAACAAGCTTGAAATGATGGTCTTTGGCATGGAAGGCCAGGGCAACGTCACTCGTGCCATCTTGGGCGAACGCATGGGAACACGCGTCACCGTCTAG
- the frr gene encoding ribosome recycling factor encodes MIEETLSEAADKMERTIEAAREDFASVRTGRANPNLYAKVMVDYYGSPTPLQQLASFATPDARTILITPYDTTALREIEKALGDSEVGANPSNDGKTIRIVMPELTQERRKEYVKVVKGKGEDAKVAIRNHRRKAKEAIDKLVKDSEIGEDDGSRGEKELDALTKKHVDQIDEMLKKKEAELLEV; translated from the coding sequence GTGATTGAGGAAACCCTCAGCGAAGCCGCTGACAAAATGGAACGCACTATCGAGGCGGCCCGCGAAGATTTCGCATCGGTCCGCACCGGCCGCGCTAACCCCAACCTGTACGCCAAGGTCATGGTGGACTACTACGGTTCCCCGACGCCTTTGCAGCAGTTGGCATCCTTCGCTACCCCTGATGCTCGTACCATCCTCATCACCCCGTATGACACCACGGCTCTTCGCGAAATCGAGAAGGCTTTGGGTGACTCGGAAGTAGGCGCTAACCCGTCTAACGATGGCAAGACCATTCGTATTGTCATGCCGGAACTCACGCAAGAGCGCCGCAAGGAATACGTGAAGGTCGTCAAGGGTAAGGGCGAAGACGCTAAGGTTGCCATCCGTAACCACCGCCGCAAGGCCAAGGAAGCTATCGACAAGCTCGTCAAGGACAGCGAAATCGGTGAAGATGATGGCTCACGTGGTGAGAAGGAACTGGACGCGCTTACGAAGAAGCACGTTGACCAGATCGACGAAATGTTGAAGAAGAAGGAAGCTGAGCTTCTCGAGGTCTAA
- a CDS encoding phosphatidate cytidylyltransferase, with the protein MRDARAERGRASKAGRDLPAAILVGVFLLAVVLVGLFWFPIAFIILVTMFAMVGCWEVSRAFQRSNTRVPMRPLVLAAGALPVAAALAGPEGLGFATIVSITVLLLWNVVARPPHLLRSLMAGTFTALWVPLMISFAVLLFNEQDGHLKVATLLLLVVANDTFGYLVGASFGKHPMAPKISPKKSWEGFAGSVAGAIVVGVLASVFVLDTPWWSGLLLAVATVAAATTGDLSESLVKRELGIKDMSNILPGHGGVMDRLDSIVFASPVAYVLALLTMPGSI; encoded by the coding sequence ATGCGAGATGCTCGCGCCGAACGCGGCCGAGCCTCCAAAGCCGGCCGTGATTTACCAGCCGCCATTCTCGTGGGAGTTTTTCTCCTCGCAGTGGTACTGGTGGGCCTGTTTTGGTTTCCGATAGCTTTCATCATCCTCGTGACCATGTTCGCGATGGTGGGATGTTGGGAGGTGTCACGCGCTTTCCAGCGTTCCAATACTCGCGTTCCCATGAGGCCGCTGGTGCTTGCCGCCGGTGCGCTGCCGGTAGCGGCAGCCCTCGCGGGTCCCGAAGGTTTGGGTTTCGCCACCATTGTGTCCATCACTGTGTTGTTGCTGTGGAACGTGGTGGCCCGGCCGCCGCACTTGTTGCGTTCCCTCATGGCTGGCACGTTCACGGCCCTGTGGGTGCCGCTGATGATCAGCTTCGCGGTGCTGTTGTTCAACGAACAGGACGGCCACCTCAAAGTGGCGACTCTTCTGTTGCTCGTGGTCGCCAATGACACCTTCGGCTACTTGGTGGGTGCGTCCTTCGGAAAGCACCCCATGGCGCCGAAGATCAGCCCGAAGAAATCGTGGGAGGGCTTCGCGGGCAGCGTTGCCGGCGCGATTGTGGTGGGCGTTCTCGCAAGCGTGTTCGTTCTGGACACCCCGTGGTGGTCCGGCCTCCTGTTGGCTGTGGCAACCGTTGCGGCAGCTACCACCGGTGACTTGTCCGAGTCCCTCGTCAAGCGTGAGCTTGGCATCAAGGACATGAGCAACATCCTGCCCGGTCACGGTGGTGTGATGGACCGCCTCGATTCCATTGTTTTCGCATCCCCCGTCGCTTATGTGCTGGCGCTCTTGACGATGCCAGGTTCTATCTAG
- a CDS encoding DivIVA domain-containing protein — protein sequence MSTQNFPSDQASRHAQFGKVSGSEYGYAVDEVDAFLARARESFSAPEGTAGILSTQDIRDITFLPAQGGYDATEVDEALERLEEAFAARNQRKTAGAAAAVSPVSEYDDAASVTQAVTEIPTDGDPVEFSAAVQGRLERSAGERFRAPSDDNANSYNVEDVDALCDRLLTEPGALTSRAIRAVTFRVTRGAEGYEEAQVDGFLERVAEELDAR from the coding sequence GTGAGCACCCAGAATTTCCCTTCAGATCAGGCTTCCCGCCACGCCCAGTTCGGCAAGGTGAGCGGTAGCGAGTACGGCTACGCCGTGGATGAGGTGGACGCGTTCCTTGCGCGTGCGCGGGAGAGCTTCTCCGCGCCCGAGGGCACGGCGGGAATTCTGAGCACACAGGACATTCGTGACATCACGTTCCTCCCGGCGCAGGGCGGCTACGACGCCACCGAGGTGGACGAGGCCCTCGAGCGCCTTGAGGAGGCTTTCGCGGCGCGGAATCAGCGCAAGACCGCGGGTGCAGCGGCCGCGGTGAGCCCAGTTTCTGAGTACGACGACGCAGCTTCCGTCACGCAGGCCGTGACAGAAATACCTACTGACGGGGATCCCGTCGAATTCAGTGCTGCAGTTCAGGGACGCCTTGAGCGGTCCGCGGGGGAGCGCTTCCGCGCACCGAGCGATGACAACGCGAATTCCTACAACGTCGAAGACGTCGACGCACTGTGTGACCGACTGCTGACCGAGCCCGGGGCGTTGACGTCCAGGGCTATTCGGGCTGTCACGTTCCGCGTGACTCGAGGCGCCGAAGGCTACGAAGAAGCTCAGGTTGATGGATTCTTGGAGCGCGTCGCCGAAGAGCTCGACGCCCGCTAG
- a CDS encoding sodium/solute symporter, which translates to MTPEGSLIAIAVVCAATVLIAGYGLRFSRTTSDFYVASRTVKPWWNASSIGGEYLSAASFLGVAGLIVLSGQDALWFPIGYTAGYLMLLLFVAAPLRRSGAYTLPDFAQIRFNSRAVRSSMSVLVVLVGWMYIIPQLHGAALTFRVATGLPGWSGALLVSLVVCLTVLAGGMRSITFVQAFQYWLKLCALAIPTFMILETLGASSSLETVLQDGFGPESVSDDMGLLGTISLIIALLFGTLGLPHVLVRFYTNPDGPSARRTTVIVLALVSFFYLFPVTLGTLGRGLLPGLSPDDADATVLLLPSAVFSGPVASVLSAIVMGGAFAAFLSTSSGLVVSLAGVLSQGLFKGTVNGFRAGTVIAVAVPTFLALLAETAGLAGAVGAVFAFTASTIAPVLLLGIWWRGLTSVGAISGMVTGAVTCLVPLGLSVVELGWDSEIVSVLSQPAVWSVPAAFAAAVLGSLVGKSRRPSSDAVDAVMRRLHVPEEFGSRN; encoded by the coding sequence GTGACGCCGGAAGGATCGCTCATTGCGATCGCCGTCGTGTGCGCCGCCACCGTCCTCATCGCCGGCTATGGACTGCGTTTTTCGCGCACCACCAGCGATTTCTACGTGGCCTCCCGCACGGTCAAACCGTGGTGGAACGCCAGCTCGATTGGCGGCGAATACCTTTCGGCCGCGAGCTTCCTCGGCGTCGCCGGGCTCATTGTGCTTTCCGGCCAGGATGCGCTCTGGTTTCCCATCGGTTACACCGCCGGCTACTTGATGCTGCTCCTGTTCGTGGCCGCTCCCCTGCGCCGCTCCGGCGCCTACACCCTGCCCGACTTCGCGCAGATCCGCTTCAACTCACGGGCCGTCCGCTCAAGCATGAGCGTCCTGGTGGTGTTGGTGGGATGGATGTACATCATTCCCCAATTGCACGGAGCCGCGCTCACCTTCCGCGTCGCCACGGGCCTGCCTGGCTGGTCCGGCGCACTGCTGGTGTCGCTGGTGGTGTGCTTGACCGTGCTGGCCGGCGGCATGCGCTCCATCACCTTCGTGCAGGCATTCCAGTACTGGCTCAAGCTTTGCGCGCTCGCGATCCCCACCTTCATGATCTTGGAAACCCTCGGCGCCAGCAGCAGCCTCGAGACGGTCCTGCAGGACGGCTTCGGCCCCGAATCCGTGAGCGATGACATGGGACTCTTGGGCACCATCTCCCTCATCATTGCGCTGCTGTTCGGGACGCTCGGCCTGCCGCACGTCCTGGTCCGGTTCTATACCAATCCGGACGGCCCCTCGGCCCGCCGCACCACGGTGATTGTGTTGGCGCTCGTCTCCTTCTTTTACCTCTTCCCGGTCACCTTGGGGACACTGGGGCGCGGGCTTTTGCCGGGGCTTTCCCCGGACGACGCCGATGCTACCGTCCTGCTTCTGCCCTCGGCTGTGTTTTCTGGCCCGGTAGCGAGCGTGCTGTCGGCAATCGTGATGGGTGGCGCGTTCGCGGCCTTCTTATCCACGAGCTCGGGGCTGGTGGTGTCTCTGGCAGGAGTGCTGAGCCAAGGCTTGTTCAAGGGAACCGTCAATGGGTTCCGGGCCGGAACGGTCATCGCGGTAGCGGTCCCCACCTTCTTGGCGCTGCTGGCAGAAACGGCTGGTCTCGCCGGTGCGGTGGGGGCAGTGTTTGCCTTTACGGCGTCCACCATTGCGCCGGTGCTCTTGCTGGGGATCTGGTGGCGTGGGCTCACGAGTGTCGGTGCGATTAGCGGCATGGTCACCGGTGCTGTGACGTGTTTGGTGCCGCTTGGGCTGTCCGTCGTGGAGCTGGGTTGGGATAGCGAAATCGTGAGCGTTCTGTCTCAGCCAGCGGTATGGTCCGTACCGGCGGCCTTCGCGGCTGCCGTGCTCGGTTCCTTGGTCGGCAAGAGCCGCCGACCGTCATCCGATGCCGTGGACGCCGTTATGCGTCGACTCCACGTTCCCGAGGAATTCGGGAGTAGGAACTAG
- a CDS encoding LytR/AlgR family response regulator transcription factor, with the protein MINVIVADDEIPAVEEISYLLAQDPRIGEIHRASSGAAALKALEEFPVDAMFLDIHMPALSGLDIARVISRFAKPPVIVFVTADEAQALEAFELAAVDYILKPVRRERLYESVRRIAEIVEDSTPARADLVTVDQGGVTKMIPRSEIRFVQAQGDYVQLHTKDAKYLVRVTLNDLEEQWAARGFLRIHRSFLVSIDHVDHIRIRDGKATVAINGAELPVSRRSLPSVRDRLEATRVRPS; encoded by the coding sequence ATGATCAATGTGATCGTCGCCGATGACGAGATCCCCGCCGTTGAAGAGATCAGCTATCTCTTGGCTCAGGACCCGCGGATCGGAGAAATTCACCGTGCCTCGAGCGGCGCCGCGGCACTCAAAGCCCTCGAAGAATTCCCAGTGGACGCCATGTTCTTGGACATCCACATGCCCGCTCTCTCCGGCCTGGATATTGCCCGCGTTATTTCCCGTTTCGCCAAACCACCGGTCATCGTTTTTGTCACCGCGGATGAAGCTCAAGCGCTCGAGGCTTTCGAACTCGCAGCCGTGGATTACATCCTCAAGCCCGTACGCCGTGAACGCCTCTACGAATCCGTGCGACGCATCGCCGAAATTGTGGAGGATTCAACGCCCGCTCGGGCAGACCTAGTAACCGTGGATCAGGGCGGCGTCACCAAAATGATTCCCCGATCCGAGATCCGCTTTGTGCAGGCCCAGGGCGACTACGTCCAGCTCCACACCAAGGACGCAAAATACTTAGTCCGCGTCACCCTGAATGATCTCGAAGAACAGTGGGCTGCTCGCGGATTCCTGCGCATCCACCGCTCCTTCTTGGTTTCGATTGATCACGTAGACCACATCCGCATCCGAGACGGCAAAGCGACCGTCGCGATCAACGGCGCCGAACTCCCAGTCAGCCGTCGCTCGCTGCCGAGCGTCCGCGACCGGCTCGAAGCAACCCGCGTGAGGCCCTCGTGA